Proteins encoded together in one Amblyomma americanum isolate KBUSLIRL-KWMA chromosome 1, ASM5285725v1, whole genome shotgun sequence window:
- the LOC144125308 gene encoding uncharacterized protein LOC144125308, whose protein sequence is MREKDRLLASLLERLALPASSGAPGVAAATTTYQVMPDLSKNISDFDGSGDAASAKEWLGNLQTTATLHRWPEPFMLETAKWHLVGPAKDWLRSRKEVSTSWENFDYHFRRTFCGQTRAAERWRKMQERVQQRNESTTAYFHSKVRLCREANLDFCDTREQVLTGLRSRQLCTMLLGRTHEDDDDLLHDIMEFERIDREREQRFGGTREKRQFTAATERVAETPPARKTTYDRFGKDRTPPLTNERGQFKCYSCGRFGHISRDCPEERHEMKCLRCGKSGHTQRHCSMSQSNETNTVTDTERKIAPGALLKQAMLNGTTTLVGMIDNGSSGCLLRASAAARCGARLTKDATALYGFGSQGTPSARAIGKCYTDLEINGVKGENVPFLVVPDDTLTVDLLVGRTREGLLHPIPPGKRPFEVIHMDHMGPFVPSKKRNQYLLVFIDNLTRFVRLIATRDTSAKHVLRALEEFVLERGLPRTVISDRGSCFTSRAFAEFCTARCIRHVLNSTRHPQANGLVERVNRTVLPVIATSMSDPKQRDWDEKLSKAERDINNAVNKTSGKTPFEMLYGYQPEFHSTALRRIVGSDEAQWENPEELRTRVRQRIIAEQEKSKAEYDRRHFPARLYDVGDIVFMTKAPEQTGKPTKAQPHVSQLKGWTSTHPQDRLEDDESSTEEEDTAREVESVPQPLRRSERKRAVPS, encoded by the exons ATGCGGGAAAAAGACCGTCTGTTGGCCAGTCTGCTGGAAAGGCTCGCTCTACCAGCGTCATCAGGAGCGCCAGgcgtggcagcagcaacaacaacctaTCAGGTGATgcctgacctcagcaagaacatttCTGACTTCGATGGCAGCGGCGATGCGGCGTCGGCGAAAGAGTGGCTGGGAAACCTGCAGACCACCGCTACACTGCACCGATGGCCTGAACCATTCATGTTGGAGACTGCTAAGTGGCACCTTGTGGGACCTGCCAAGGACTGGCTGCGTTCTCGCAAAGAAGTGAGTACGTCGTGGGAAAATTTTGACTACCACTTCCGCCGCACCTTCTGCGGCCAGACACGAGCGGCAGAACGATGGAGGAAGATGCAGGAGCGAGTACAGCAGCGCAACGAAAGCACAACAGCCTACTTCCATTCAAAGGTGCGTCTTTGTCGAGAGGCCAACCTCGATTTTTGTGACACCCGGGAGCAGGTGCTGACCGGTCTCCGCTCAAGGCAGCTCTGTACTATGCTACTTGGACGCAcccacgaggacgacgacgatctTCTCCACGATATTATGGAATTTGAGCGTatcgaccgagagcgggagcaaAGGTTTGGCGGCACGCGTGAGAAGAGGCAATTCACGGCGGCCACCGAAAGGGTTGCAGAAACACCACCTGCGCGGAAGACTACGTACGATCGATTTGGCAAGGACAGGACACCACCCCTGACCAACGAAAGAGGCCAGTTCAAATGCTACAGCTGTGGGCGATTCGGACACATCTCCCGCGATTGTCCAGAAGAAAGGCATGAGATGAAATGCTTACGCTGTGGAAAGAGCGGCCACACGCAGCGTCATTGTTCGATGAGCCAAAGCAACGAGACCAACACAGTGACCGACACCGAACGGAAAATCGCCCCTGGAGCGCTACTGAAGCAGGCCATGCTGAACGGGACGACGACCCTCGTCGGCATGATCGACAATGGCAGCTCTGGATGCCTCCTGCGTGCCTCTGCGGCTGCACGTTGCGGTGCGAGGCTGACGAAGGATGCCACGGCCCTCTACGGTTTCGGCAGCCAAGGCACTCCTTCAGCCAGGGCGATCGGCAAGTGCTACACAGACCTCGAGATCAACGGTGTCAAAGGCGAGAACGTTCCTTTTCTTGTAGTGCCAGACGATACTTTGACAGTTGACTTGCTTGTCGGGAGAAC ACGAGAAGGTCTTTTACACCCAATTCCGCCGGGCAAACGACCGTTCGAGGTAATACATATGGACCACATGGGGCCATTCGTCCCAAGCAAGAAGCGCAACCAGTACCTTCTTGTGTTCATCGACAACCTCACCAGATTTGTGAGACTGATCGCTACACGCGACACATCAGCCAAGCATGTGCTCCGTGCGCTAGAGGAGTTCGTTCTCGAAAGAGGTCTGCCAAGGACAGTTATTAGCGATAGAGGCAGTTGCTTCACGTCGCGCGCCTTTGCGGAATTCTGCACTGCACGATGCATACGTCATGTGCTTAACTCGACGCGCCACCCGCAAGCAAATGGCCTTGTGGAGAGAGTAAACCGGACAGTTCTGCCCGTCATCGCAACTTCAATGAGCGACCCAAAGCAGCGCGATTGGGACGAAAAACTTTCAAAGGCAGAACGTGACATCAACAATGCCGTAAACAAGACATCAGGCAAGACACCCTTCGAAATGCTGTACGGGTACCAACCGGAGTTCCACAGCACCGCCTTGAGAAGAATTGTCGGCAGCGACGAAGCCCAATGGGAAAACCCCGAGGAATTGCGAACACGAGTTCGACAGCGCATCATCGCCGAGCAAGAGAAAAGCAAGGCAGAGTATGATCGAAGACACTTCCCGGCACGTCTCTACGATGTCGGAGACATCGTGTTCATGACTAAGGCTCCTGAGCAGACCGGAAAACCGACGAAGGCCCAGC CTCACGTGTCACAGCTTAAGGGGTGGACGTCAACGCACCCGCAAGACCGCTTAGAAGACGACGAGTCATCCACCGAAGAGGAAGACACTGCGAGAGAAGTGGAGAGTGTCCCGCAGCCACTCAGGCGTTCGGAACGCAAACGCGCAGTGCCGAGCTGA